TCACACCCGGCAAGGGAGGACAGCAGATCGATGGTTTTCCGATCTTCAATACGGTTGAAGACGCGGTCAAGGCCACTGGCGCCAACGCCTCAGTCATTTATGTGCCACCCATTGGCAGTGCTGATGCAATCATGGAAGCCGTTGATGCCGGCATCGAACTGATCATTTGCATCACCGAAGGCGTGCCCGTCCTTGACATGGTTAAGGTCAAAAAATACATGGAAGGCAAAAATTGCCGTCTGATAGGTCCCAACTGTCCCGGGGTCATCACTCCGGGCGAGTGCAAGATCGGCATCATGCCCGGTTACATTCACAAACCCGGTAACGTCGGTGTGGTGTCCCGCTCCGGCACCCTGACTTACGAAGCGGTGTGGCAGCTGACCTCCAGTGGCGTCGGCCAATCGACCTGCGTCGGCATCGGCGGTGATCCTGTCAACGGCACCAGCCACCTGGATGTACTCAGGATGTTTGAAGAAGATCCCGGCACTGATGCCATAATCATGATTGGTGAGATCGGCGGCGACGCTGAGGAACGGGCTGCAGATTTTGTTCGCGATCACATGAAAAAGCCCGTGGCCGCCTTTATCGCCGGTGCGACCGCGCCTGCGGGCAAACGCATGGGCCACGCCGGTGCCATCATTTCAGGCGGCAAAGGTGATGCAGCCACCAAGAAGGCACATCTGGCGACATGCGGCATCAGCGTTGCCGATTCCCCAGCCGAAATGGCTGAAGCCCTGTTCAAAATCTGGAAACCGTAGAGCAAAGCTTCCAACCTCAGTCGAAAAACATTCCTTCTGAGGCCTTTTAAATGCCTGGTTACAGGTAATTTCTTGATCATTGGGGGGAGCGTCGGCCACACAGGCGGACACTCCCCCACTTTGTCATGCCAGACAGCCGCTATCCCTGTATCGCTACCTTCACTTCAGCGGACACACCAATTGCCCTAACAGGAGCAGGAGGTGTGCCTATGAGCTCACGAAGGGATAATCCAGAGTTCAAGTACCATGACGTCGGCATGGTGGTTGCGAACACTCCCT
This window of the Desulfuromonas thiophila genome carries:
- the sucD gene encoding succinate--CoA ligase subunit alpha; translated protein: MSILINKNTRVITQGITGSTGLFHAQGARDYGTQMVGGVTPGKGGQQIDGFPIFNTVEDAVKATGANASVIYVPPIGSADAIMEAVDAGIELIICITEGVPVLDMVKVKKYMEGKNCRLIGPNCPGVITPGECKIGIMPGYIHKPGNVGVVSRSGTLTYEAVWQLTSSGVGQSTCVGIGGDPVNGTSHLDVLRMFEEDPGTDAIIMIGEIGGDAEERAADFVRDHMKKPVAAFIAGATAPAGKRMGHAGAIISGGKGDAATKKAHLATCGISVADSPAEMAEALFKIWKP